The nucleotide sequence ACGCCTCCAAGGTCATCATCGCGCCCGGCTACGGTCTGGCGGTGGCACAGGCGCAGCACAAGCTGTTCGAGTTCGTGAAGCTGCTGCAGGATGCCGATGTCGAGGTGAAGTTCGCCATCCATCCGGTGGCCGGTCGCATGCCCGGGCACATGAACGTGCTGCTCGCCGAAGCCGGCGTGCCCTACGACATCATTTACGACATGGAAGACATCAACAACGAGTTCAAGGAAGCCGATGTCGCCATCGTCATCGGGGCCAACGACACCGTGAACCCGGCAGCCCGCACCAACAAGAGCAGCCCGATCTACGGCATGCCCATCCTCAACGTCGACCAGGCCAAGCAGGCCTACGTGGTCAAGCGCGGGCAGGGCAAGGGCTACTCGGGCGTCGAGAACGAACTGTTCTTCGCCGACAACACCAACATGGTGTATGGCGATGCCCAGAAGGTGCTGGTGGCGATGATCCAGGCGGTCAAGTCGCTGGATGGTGGCGGTCACTGACCCGCCATCCTGCCGCCGATACCGGCGGTAACAGCAGGCAATCAAGGGCCGGCGGGATGATCCCGCCGGTCTTTTTTTGTCTGGCGGACGTCATCGTCTCGTCATGCCGATCAGGATGCATGTGAGACGTGATGCACACACCGGCATCGCGTCTTGCGGATAAGCTCGACCCCGCCGTACTATCGGCACGAGGGTGAGGTTCACCCTTCTCTAGAACAATCGGGAGATACAAGATGAAGAAATTTGTGGCGGGTGCCATTCTGTTGGCTGCCTCTTCCTCCGCGTTTGCGGAAGCCCCGGGCGGCCCCAACTGCGGCTGGGGCAACATGCTGTTCCAGGGCCAGTCGGGGATCGTGCCCCACTTCCTCGCCAGCACCACCAATGGTACTTCGGGTAACGCCACCTTCGGCATGACCTCCGGTACCAACGGCTGCTCCACGTCAGGCAAGCTGACCTATGGCGGCAAGGCCATGGTGTCGGCGATGCTCGACGAGCTGACCGCCGACGTGGCCGTCGGTGAAGGCGATACGTTGACCGCCGTGGCCGTCGCCTACGGCGTCGCTGCCGAAGACCGCGCTGCATTTGCCGCCATGGCGAATCAGAACTTCGAAGTGCTGTTCCCCAGCGAGAGCGTCACCGCTGATGAGGTGATTGCCAGCCTCGAAGCGCTGATGAAGGCCGACGCTGACCTCGCCAAGTACGTCAGCTGATCCTCGCGGCTGTCGCCCTCGGGCGACAGCGCGACGGTCGTTCGGGCCCGGCATCGCAGGATGCCGGGCCTTTCCATTTGCGGGTTTGACGTTTTCGATGATGCGCACGGTTTTCCTGATACTGTCGCTCCTGCTGTTGCCGATGCCGACGTTGGCCGGGTCAGCCGAGGGTGTGTGGGCGCAGGCGCAGGCGCGCCAGCTGTGGCTGCACGATCAGTGGCTGAAGCTGGGGCACTACAAGGCCGGCGCTTGGCCGGGGTCGTGGCGCAGCCATGCCGATGACGCCAGGTTCTTTCTCGCCGCCGACGGGGCGGTGAACCCCCGAGCTGAGCTGCAGGCCACGCTAGAGGCGCTGCTGGCGCCGGCGGACGCCGGCGATGACCATGCGCAGTGTCGTTTCGTGGCACGTCTGGCCTGGTTGCGGACACAGCTACCGCTGGACGCCATCGCGCAGCCGGACTGTGCAGCGTACCGGGAGTTCCGCAGTGGGGTGCGCGCCGACCGCGCGGTACTGGTGTTCCCGTCCTACTACCTCAACAGCCCGTCATCGATGTTTGGCCATACATTGTTGCGTCTGGATGCCGGCGAACAGGGCGAGGGCGGCGAGTACCTGTCCTTTGCGGTGAACTTCGGGGCGTTGGTCGACCCGTCGGACAACGGGCTGTTCTATGCGTTTCGGGGTCTCACCGGGGGGTATCCCGGCCAGTTCGAGGTGGACCACTATTACAAGAAGATCCGCGACTACAACCGCGACGAGAACCGTGACATCTGGGAATACCGCCTCAATCTCACGGCGGAGGAGACCGAACGTCTCATCCAGCATCTGTGGGAGCTCAAGGGCATCAATTTCGCCTACTACTTCTTTGACGAGAACTGTTCCTACCGGGTGCTCGAGCTGCTGGAGGTGGCCCGTCCGGGGGTGTCGTTGACCGAGCATTTTCCGCTGACCGCGATCCCCATCGACACCATCCGCGCCGTGCAGTCCGCTGGCATGGTCACCGGCCGCCAGTTCCGGCCGGCGCAGGGAACCGTGCTGAAGGCCCAGCTCGACGCGCTGCCGGCAGACCTGCACGATGACGTACAAGCGCTGAGCCAGGATCCGCAGCGTCTGCTGGCCCCGCCGCTGGCGCAACAGGACGCCGCCATGCAAGCCGCCGCGGTGGCCACCGCCTATCGTTACCTGCGGTTCACGCAGACGGGCACCCAGCGGGACCCGGATGCCGCCCGCCGTAGCCTGACGCTGCTGCGGGAACTGCGCGCACGGGCTTCGGCGCTGCCGTCGGATTGGGGCACCCCTGATGCCGGGATTGCGCCGGACCTCGCCCACGGCAGCCGGCGTTTGTCAGTCGGGGTCGGACGTGAGGACGGGGTCCGCCATGCCAGTCTCGGATTCCGCATGGCCCTGCACAGCCTTCATGAAAACCGTGACGGCTTCCCCTTCGGCGCACAGATCAACCTCGGCAACCTGGAGCTGCGGCTGGAAGAGTCCGCCGGGCTCGAGCTGGATCGGCTGGACCTGGTGGACATCGTGTCGCTGAGCCCGCGGGACCGCTTCTTCACCCCCCTGTCATGGGCGGTGCAGACCGGCGTCGAGCGCCAGTGGGTGGCCGGGGATGTCCATCGGGCGGCGCAGGTTAACGGCGGTGTCGGTGCGACCGTCGCGTTGGCGCGTGGCCTGCGCACGTATGCACTGGCGACGGCACGTGTGGAGCACAATCACGGGTTTCGTGACCCATTGCAGCCGGCGTTGGGCGTCCGTGGCGGCGTGCTTGCGGCCTGGGGCCGGCTGACGCTGCACGGCGAGGCGGGCGTCGAACAGTTTGCCAATGGTCGCAACCGCGTCCGCTGGCAGCTACGGCAGAATCTGACGCTGGCCCGGCATCACGCTCTGCAGCTGTCGGTTGACGGTCATGACCAGCGTCTCGGTGAGCGGACGGCGCTGGGACTGCAGTACCACCTGTACTACTGAGGCGGACGTCGACCAATGTCTGCGGCAGGCAACAGTGGGCGCGTCGCATCCGCGGCTGGTTGGCGGCGGCTGATCGGCGTTGGCATGCGGCTCGGCCTGCTGCTGCTGCTCAGCGGATGCACGGGGGTGTTCCTGCAGCCGGACCGCCACCTCTACTTCGCCGATCGTCCGCTCGGCACCCCGGCAGTGTCGGTCGAGATCCCGTCCGCCGACGGCATACGGCTGCACGCCCTGTTTCTGCCGGCCACAACATCGCCCCGCGGACTGGTGCTATTTCTGCATGGCAACGCCGAGAATTTGAGCTCCCATGTGTTTGCGGTGAACTGGCTGCCCGCAGCCGGGTACGGGGTGCTGGTGCCCGACTATCGTGGCTACGGCCGTTCCGAAGGACGGGCCGACCTGGACGGCGCGCACGCCGATGCCGATGCGGCCCTACGCTGGCTGCTGGCGCATGAGCCGCAGTTGCCGGTGGTGGTTTACGGTCAGAGTCTCGGTGCGTCAGTCGCGATCCGCCTGGTGGCGGCGGCCGATGATCGGGCCCGGTTGCGGGCCCTGGTGGCCGACAGTGGTTTCGCCAGCTATCGCGGTATCGCGCGGGAAAAGCTGGCACAGGCCTGGCTGACCTGGCCGTTTCAATGGCTGGCCGCGCCGCTGATCTCTGACCGCCACGCAGCCGTCGACGTGGTGGCGCAGGTCGCCCCGGTGCCTCTATTGCTGATCCACGGCGAGCGTGACCGGGTGGTGCCGATTGCCCATGCCGAGACCTTGTACGCCGCCGCCCGCCCGCCCCGGCAGTTGTGGCGTATTGCGGAGGGCGGTCACATTGACGGACTGCGGCGCCCCCCGCTGCGGAAGCGACTGACGTCGTATCTGGATGAGATGACCGCCCGCCCGGTCGATCCGGTGCCCTGAGTTGCAGCAGGAGATGCTTGACGGCGGGCGATAGCGGCGGGGATCGGGCATCCTCGAGCGATGAACGCGGGTGCCTTCCAGGTGGTGTGGTTCAAGCGCGATTTGCGCGTGATTGACCATGCGCCACTGGCCGAGGCCGCCCGCTGCGGACCGGTGCTGCCGCTCTACGTGATCGAACCCGGGTTGTGGGCCCAGCCGGATGCCAGCGGGCGCCAGTGGGCCTTCGTGCGTGAGTCGCTGCTGGCCTTGCGTGAAGCGCTGGCGGCGCGCGGAGCGCCGCTGGTGGTGCGGGAGGGCGAGATGCTGCCGCTGCTGCAGCGGCTGCGCCGCCGACACGGCCCCTTCACCCTCTGGAGCCACCAGGAAACCGGCAACGATTGGACCTTTGCGCGCGACCGCGCGGTCGCGGCCTGGTGTGCGGGGGAGGGTCTGCGCTGGGAGGAGCGCCGCCAGCAGGGGGTCGTGCGGGCGCTGGCAACGCGCGACGGCTGGGCCCGGCAGTGGCAGGCGCTCATGGCTGAACCCTGTGCCACCCTGCCGGCCCGGCTTCAGCCGCTGGCGGGCGTGTTGCCCGGCGAGATTCCCGACTGGCCGACAGGGCTGGCCGAGGACCCCTGCCCCGGCCGGCAGGCCGGTGGCCGGGCCGCGGCCGAAGCCACACTCCACAGCTTTCTGTACGAACGCGGCGCGGCCTATCCGCGCGCACTGTCGAGCCCGCTGACGGCGGAGCAGGGCTGCTCACGGTTGTCGCCTCATCTGGCCTGGGGCACGTTGTCGATGCGCGAGGTGTTGCAGGCTGCGGTGGCGCGCAAGGCGGCGCTGACGGCGGCCGAACACAGCACCTGGGGGCGATCGCTGAATGCTTTCATCGGCCGCTTGCACTGGCATTGCCACTTCATCCAGAAACTGGAAACCGCTCCCCGGCTGGAATTCGACAACACCCATCCCGCTTACGACGGTCTGCGGCCGGATGTCCCGGATCCGCAGCGGTTCCAGGCCTGGTGCGAGGGCCGCACGGGCTGGCCGTTCGTCGATGCCTGCCAGGCCTTTCTCGCGCATCACGGGTGGCTCAACTTCCGCATGCGCGCCATGTTGATGGCGGTGGCCAGCTATACCCTGTGGCTGCACTGGCGGGCACCGGCCCTGTTTCTGGCGCGCCGGTTCGTCGACTACGAACCCGGCATTCATTACCCGCAGGCGCAGATGCAGTCGGGCGTCACCGGTATCAATACCATCCGCATCTACAACGCCATCAAGCAGGGCCAGGACCACGATCCGCAAGGACGGTTCATCCGTACCTGGGTGCCGGCCCTGCGTGGTGTGCCGGACGAGCGGGTGCATATGCCGTGGAAGCTGGGTGCCGGCGAGCAGCGTCGGTTCTGCCCGGACTATCCGGCACCGCTGCTGGACCTGACGGCCGCCAACCGCGAGGCTCGCGACCGGGTCTGGGCGGTGCGGCGTGGTGAAGGTTTCGGACAGATGGCCGATGCCATCCAGGAGCGGCACGGGTCGCGCAAGTCCGGCTTGCCGAGCGGCGGCGCTCGCCGCTCACCCAAGCCGAAGAGCGCCGCTGATCCGCAGATCCCGATGTCCTTCGACGAGTGAACGCGGCCGCATTTCGCTACTGTGCTGCCCCCGGCGGTGGCACCCTCGTCGGGCGAAACCTGACCGCCAGCGGAATGCCCGCGCCATGGCGGTGGTGATGCAACCGGGCGCACCGCGGGATCGATTTCGCACCGTGGTGGTGCGCGAGGTCGCCGGTTATACACAATCGGGATGGACCGCACGGTGACGGGGGCGTCAAGGGACGGTTCAGTCACATTATCGACATATAGATGCAAGTAATTGAAAAAAATGATGTTTATATGTAATCCAAAGCGTACTTACGCTGCAGTGCAACACGAGGCCGTAAGGGCGCTTCCGCGCGGCGTGTTTTCATGCACAAGGTTATCCACAGGCCATGAGTGAGGCCCGGGTGGCCGTGGCGGTATCAGCGCCGCTGTACAAGACGCTGGACTACCGATCACCGTTCGTCGGCGGGCTCAGCCCCGGCGTCCGGGTGCGCGTGCCGCTGGCCCGCCGCAGTGTCATCGGCGTTGTGATGGCCGGTCCGTTCACCGACGCGCGCCCCCCTGAGGGGCTGCGACCGGTTGCCGCCATCCTTGACGAAGCGCCGGTGCTCCCGGCCGAGTTGTTGCAATTGCTGCGCTGGGCGGCGGCGTATTACCAGCACCCGGTCGGCGAGGTGGTGATGGCAGCGCTGCCGGCGCCGCTGCGTGCCGGTGCCGATGCCACCTGGGCGCCGCCAATGCGGTGGACCCTGACCGAGGCCGGGATTTCGGCGCGCACGACGCTGCCAGCCAATCGGCGGGCCCAGCGTGCCGTACTCGATGCGGTCGCCGCCGGCCTTGCACCGGCGGCCGGTGCGGCCCGTCGGCGCGCTGCCGATGAGGGCTGGATCGTCGAAACGCCCTGCGAGGCGCCGCCGGCACCTACGGTAGCGGCGCCGACCCTCACCGCGGATCAACAGCAGGCCTGGGCTGCCTTCGATGCGGCCGCGCCTGGCGTCACCTTGCTGCAAGGGGTGACGGGCAGCGGCAAGACCGAGTTCTACCTGCGCGCCGCCGCCGAGGTTTTGGCGCGGGGTGCGCAGGTGCTGGTGCTGGTGCCGGAAATCGGGCTCACACCACAGATCACAGCGCGCTTTCGCGAACGCTTCGGCGATGCGGTGGCCGGGTTCCATTCCGGCATGAGTGACGCCCAGCGGACGGAGACCTGGCAGCGGGCCCGCAACGGTCACGCACGCGTCGTGGTGGGCACCCGTTCGGCGGTCTGGCTGCCGTTCCAGCGGCTTGGCCTG is from Flagellatimonas centrodinii and encodes:
- a CDS encoding Lnb N-terminal periplasmic domain-containing protein, whose protein sequence is MMRTVFLILSLLLLPMPTLAGSAEGVWAQAQARQLWLHDQWLKLGHYKAGAWPGSWRSHADDARFFLAADGAVNPRAELQATLEALLAPADAGDDHAQCRFVARLAWLRTQLPLDAIAQPDCAAYREFRSGVRADRAVLVFPSYYLNSPSSMFGHTLLRLDAGEQGEGGEYLSFAVNFGALVDPSDNGLFYAFRGLTGGYPGQFEVDHYYKKIRDYNRDENRDIWEYRLNLTAEETERLIQHLWELKGINFAYYFFDENCSYRVLELLEVARPGVSLTEHFPLTAIPIDTIRAVQSAGMVTGRQFRPAQGTVLKAQLDALPADLHDDVQALSQDPQRLLAPPLAQQDAAMQAAAVATAYRYLRFTQTGTQRDPDAARRSLTLLRELRARASALPSDWGTPDAGIAPDLAHGSRRLSVGVGREDGVRHASLGFRMALHSLHENRDGFPFGAQINLGNLELRLEESAGLELDRLDLVDIVSLSPRDRFFTPLSWAVQTGVERQWVAGDVHRAAQVNGGVGATVALARGLRTYALATARVEHNHGFRDPLQPALGVRGGVLAAWGRLTLHGEAGVEQFANGRNRVRWQLRQNLTLARHHALQLSVDGHDQRLGERTALGLQYHLYY
- a CDS encoding FAD-binding domain-containing protein — its product is MNAGAFQVVWFKRDLRVIDHAPLAEAARCGPVLPLYVIEPGLWAQPDASGRQWAFVRESLLALREALAARGAPLVVREGEMLPLLQRLRRRHGPFTLWSHQETGNDWTFARDRAVAAWCAGEGLRWEERRQQGVVRALATRDGWARQWQALMAEPCATLPARLQPLAGVLPGEIPDWPTGLAEDPCPGRQAGGRAAAEATLHSFLYERGAAYPRALSSPLTAEQGCSRLSPHLAWGTLSMREVLQAAVARKAALTAAEHSTWGRSLNAFIGRLHWHCHFIQKLETAPRLEFDNTHPAYDGLRPDVPDPQRFQAWCEGRTGWPFVDACQAFLAHHGWLNFRMRAMLMAVASYTLWLHWRAPALFLARRFVDYEPGIHYPQAQMQSGVTGINTIRIYNAIKQGQDHDPQGRFIRTWVPALRGVPDERVHMPWKLGAGEQRRFCPDYPAPLLDLTAANREARDRVWAVRRGEGFGQMADAIQERHGSRKSGLPSGGARRSPKPKSAADPQIPMSFDE
- a CDS encoding DUF3015 family protein — translated: MKKFVAGAILLAASSSAFAEAPGGPNCGWGNMLFQGQSGIVPHFLASTTNGTSGNATFGMTSGTNGCSTSGKLTYGGKAMVSAMLDELTADVAVGEGDTLTAVAVAYGVAAEDRAAFAAMANQNFEVLFPSESVTADEVIASLEALMKADADLAKYVS
- a CDS encoding alpha/beta hydrolase, with the protein product MSAAGNSGRVASAAGWRRLIGVGMRLGLLLLLSGCTGVFLQPDRHLYFADRPLGTPAVSVEIPSADGIRLHALFLPATTSPRGLVLFLHGNAENLSSHVFAVNWLPAAGYGVLVPDYRGYGRSEGRADLDGAHADADAALRWLLAHEPQLPVVVYGQSLGASVAIRLVAAADDRARLRALVADSGFASYRGIAREKLAQAWLTWPFQWLAAPLISDRHAAVDVVAQVAPVPLLLIHGERDRVVPIAHAETLYAAARPPRQLWRIAEGGHIDGLRRPPLRKRLTSYLDEMTARPVDPVP